The following are encoded together in the Mesoterricola sediminis genome:
- a CDS encoding ABC transporter permease, with amino-acid sequence MSLAELLRLAFAALRRNLSRALLTMLGIIIGVGSVIVMIGIGTGSKEATLRVIRNMGSNTLIIFNGGSSSNSRMGPMAAGGVEVLREEDAALIEQELTASSVVAAMPQVRTQAAAIFQNANYLTSVQGAGTSFPLIQGWTVRDGRVFTPAEVKAQAKVCLVGTTVARNLFPGGDDPVGQTIRLGKVPFEVIGVLASKGAGMMGDQDDVVVAPYSTVMRKLMGRDRISNLLVSAREGRAQLAEAEITALLRQRLHLQGGEESTFTIRKQDDLVKMMSQQADVLTFFLAMASAISLVVGGIGISNIMLVTVTERTREIGVRRALGAYRRTILLQFLAEAVVLSLAGGAAGVAAAAATLGLLSAFSSTTAVMAPWAVALGMGFSGAVGVAAGFLPALKASRLDVIDALRYE; translated from the coding sequence ATGAGCCTCGCCGAACTCCTCCGCCTCGCCTTCGCCGCCCTCCGGCGGAACCTGTCCCGGGCGCTCCTGACGATGCTGGGCATCATCATCGGCGTGGGGTCGGTCATCGTGATGATCGGCATCGGAACGGGCTCCAAGGAGGCCACCCTCCGGGTGATCCGGAACATGGGCTCGAACACCCTGATCATCTTCAACGGGGGCAGTTCCTCCAACAGCCGCATGGGGCCCATGGCCGCGGGCGGGGTGGAGGTGCTCCGCGAGGAGGACGCGGCGCTCATCGAGCAGGAGCTGACGGCCTCCAGCGTGGTGGCCGCCATGCCCCAGGTCCGGACCCAGGCCGCGGCCATCTTCCAGAACGCGAACTACCTCACCAGCGTGCAGGGGGCGGGGACCTCCTTCCCCCTCATCCAGGGCTGGACGGTGCGGGACGGGCGGGTCTTCACGCCGGCCGAGGTCAAGGCCCAGGCCAAGGTCTGCCTGGTCGGGACCACCGTCGCGCGGAACCTCTTCCCCGGCGGGGACGACCCGGTGGGCCAGACGATCCGCCTGGGCAAGGTGCCCTTCGAGGTCATCGGCGTCCTCGCCTCCAAGGGGGCCGGGATGATGGGGGACCAGGACGACGTGGTGGTCGCCCCCTATTCCACCGTCATGCGCAAGCTCATGGGCCGGGACCGCATCTCGAACCTCCTGGTGAGCGCCCGGGAGGGCCGGGCCCAGCTGGCGGAGGCCGAGATCACCGCCCTGCTGCGCCAGCGCCTGCACCTCCAGGGGGGGGAGGAATCCACCTTCACCATCCGGAAGCAGGACGACCTGGTGAAGATGATGAGCCAGCAGGCCGACGTCCTCACCTTCTTCCTGGCCATGGCCTCGGCCATCTCCCTCGTCGTGGGCGGCATCGGCATCTCCAACATCATGCTCGTCACGGTGACGGAGCGGACCCGGGAGATCGGGGTGCGGCGGGCCCTCGGGGCCTACCGGCGCACGATCCTGCTCCAGTTCCTCGCCGAGGCCGTGGTGCTCTCCCTGGCCGGGGGCGCCGCGGGCGTGGCCGCGGCGGCGGCCACCCTGGGCCTGCTGAGCGCCTTCTCCTCCACCACCGCGGTGATGGCCCCCTGGGCCGTGGCGCTGGGCATGGGCTTCAGCGGCGCGGTGGGGGTGGCCGCGGGGTTCCTGCCCGCCCTCAAGGCCTCGCGCCTGGACGTGATCGACGCCCTCCGCTACGAGTGA
- a CDS encoding efflux RND transporter periplasmic adaptor subunit, translated as MRRSLLVALPTAAVLAGCAALAAFRPKPAPAWRFVPIERGEVVRKVTATGTVNALISVSVGTQVSGSVTDLKADFNSVVRKGQVIARIDPTVNETQVADARAALRKAQASCDLAREERDRYRRMAAQQLVSKADLQAKETAFETASGDLEAARSALQRARINLAYCTITAPVDGVVVSRVVDVGQTVAASFSTPSLFVIAKDLSRMKVSASIDESDIGQIRPGQQATFTVDSYQGMTFRGVVSEVQLNPTVSNNVVTYTVVMEVDNVPRPAGSAPVAKVAGTSRYREPGAAIYQGELALFPGMTANVAILTTERKGVLRVPNAALRYNPGTTGAKPEGGARVWVLENGAPRPVPVVLGAAGQQYTEISGEGIREGLQVLAGSDQAQAAAPAQQKATLGGPPGPPR; from the coding sequence ATGCGCCGATCCCTCCTCGTGGCCCTCCCCACCGCCGCCGTCCTCGCGGGCTGCGCCGCCCTGGCCGCCTTCCGGCCGAAGCCCGCGCCGGCCTGGCGCTTCGTTCCCATCGAACGGGGGGAGGTGGTCCGCAAGGTCACGGCCACCGGGACGGTGAACGCCCTGATCTCCGTGTCCGTGGGCACCCAGGTGTCCGGTTCGGTGACGGACCTCAAGGCCGACTTCAACAGCGTGGTGCGCAAGGGCCAGGTGATCGCCCGCATCGACCCCACGGTGAACGAGACGCAGGTGGCCGACGCCAGGGCCGCCCTCCGCAAGGCCCAGGCCTCCTGCGACCTGGCCCGGGAGGAGCGGGACCGCTACCGGCGGATGGCCGCCCAACAGCTGGTTTCCAAGGCGGACCTGCAGGCCAAGGAGACCGCCTTCGAAACGGCCTCGGGCGACCTCGAGGCCGCCCGGTCGGCCCTGCAGCGGGCCCGCATCAACCTCGCCTACTGCACCATCACGGCGCCGGTGGACGGGGTCGTGGTGAGCCGCGTGGTGGACGTGGGCCAGACCGTGGCCGCCAGCTTCAGCACGCCGAGCCTCTTCGTCATCGCCAAGGACCTGTCGCGGATGAAGGTGTCCGCCTCCATCGACGAGTCGGACATCGGGCAGATCCGGCCCGGGCAGCAGGCCACCTTCACCGTGGACAGCTACCAGGGCATGACCTTCCGCGGCGTCGTCAGCGAGGTGCAGCTCAATCCCACCGTCTCCAACAACGTGGTGACCTACACCGTCGTCATGGAGGTGGACAACGTCCCCCGGCCCGCGGGGAGCGCGCCCGTCGCCAAGGTGGCCGGCACCTCCCGCTACCGGGAGCCCGGGGCCGCCATCTACCAGGGCGAGCTCGCCCTGTTCCCGGGCATGACCGCCAACGTGGCCATCCTCACCACGGAGCGGAAGGGGGTCCTGAGGGTCCCCAACGCCGCCCTGCGCTACAACCCCGGGACCACCGGAGCGAAGCCGGAGGGCGGGGCCCGCGTCTGGGTCCTGGAGAACGGCGCGCCCCGGCCCGTGCCGGTGGTCCTTGGCGCGGCGGGGCAGCAGTACACCGAGATCTCGGGCGAGGGGATCCGGGAGGGCCTGCAGGTGCTGGCGGGCTCCGACCAGGCGCAGGCGGCCGCCCCCGCCCAGCAGAAGGCCACCCTCGGAGGCCCTCCGGGGCCGCCCCGCTAG
- a CDS encoding alpha/beta hydrolase: protein MKRTALLAFLGAVGIWLALNGLAGWILLPPRLLRVPLPPRTEQAKADLRAQIAGGAGRWSAFPCQGGQGRRLQVWRLDRPGSRGVAVLLHGFGDDGWGPAPRLLDLPGWDGAVFTFRGRDADPTAPSTLGAWEQQDAEAVVRALEAAGTPRERILLVGASQGAGVALLALQRLEAHGGPLAGALLESPFASLPEAARDHLRGTLGWLEVLLRPALRLALWKASREVGLNLADVAPSQAARGLRTPLAFLAGDRDGITPLTGVRAVAGPGADLTVVPGADHLEAGRKVAGGWRTWAGRRLRAWNLDL, encoded by the coding sequence ATGAAACGCACGGCCCTCCTCGCCTTCCTGGGCGCGGTGGGGATCTGGCTGGCCCTCAACGGTTTGGCCGGCTGGATCCTCCTGCCGCCCCGTCTCCTCCGGGTGCCCCTCCCGCCCCGGACCGAGCAGGCCAAGGCCGACCTCCGGGCCCAGATCGCGGGCGGGGCAGGGCGGTGGTCCGCCTTCCCCTGCCAGGGTGGCCAGGGGCGCCGCCTCCAGGTCTGGCGCCTGGACCGGCCCGGCTCCCGCGGGGTCGCCGTGCTGCTTCACGGGTTCGGCGACGATGGGTGGGGCCCCGCGCCCCGGCTCCTGGACCTCCCGGGCTGGGACGGGGCCGTCTTCACCTTCCGGGGCCGGGACGCGGATCCCACGGCGCCGTCCACTCTGGGCGCCTGGGAACAGCAGGATGCGGAGGCGGTGGTGCGGGCCCTCGAGGCCGCGGGCACGCCCAGGGAGCGGATCCTGCTGGTGGGCGCCAGCCAGGGAGCCGGTGTCGCGCTGCTGGCCCTTCAGCGCCTTGAGGCCCACGGCGGACCCCTGGCGGGGGCGCTGTTGGAATCCCCCTTTGCCAGCCTGCCGGAGGCGGCCCGGGATCATCTGCGGGGTACCCTCGGCTGGCTGGAAGTCCTCCTCCGACCCGCCCTCCGGCTTGCCCTATGGAAGGCCAGCCGGGAGGTCGGCCTCAATCTGGCGGACGTGGCCCCATCCCAGGCCGCCCGGGGCCTGCGCACACCCCTGGCCTTTCTGGCCGGTGACCGGGACGGCATCACCCCGTTGACCGGGGTTCGCGCCGTGGCTGGGCCGGGCGCGGACCTCACCGTCGTTCCCGGGGCGGATCACCTGGAGGCGGGGCGGAAGGTGGCCGGGGGCTGGCGGACCTGGGCGGGGAGGCGGCTCCGGGCCTGGAACCTCGATCTCTGA
- the argC gene encoding N-acetyl-gamma-glutamyl-phosphate reductase gives MKLDVAILGASGYGGGELLRWLSGHPATASLRGTSRHAGRAFGDVHPNLRGIVEGRLEETIAWDRFGAAGQPVVFSALPHGELTALLPSLEAAWAAAGIAEQVVLLDLSTDFRGAEHRDRFAYGLPEWNREALRGARRIACAGCFATALQLALLPLRGLDVGWMAATGATGSSGSGASPSEGTHHPLRAQDFRAYKPLVHQHMAEVKLGMAALGIQGELAFIPQSAPLVRGIFAALQFRLPEGLTGADLKARAEATYRDEPFVRLVSDSPRVGAVAGSAFCDLAVAASGGNGAVMTAIDNLGKGMASQAVQCMNLALGLKETTGLLIPGTWPG, from the coding sequence GTGAAGCTCGACGTCGCGATCCTGGGCGCCTCCGGCTACGGGGGCGGCGAACTGCTGCGCTGGCTCTCGGGCCATCCCGCCACCGCCTCCCTGCGGGGCACCTCCCGCCACGCGGGCCGCGCCTTCGGGGACGTGCACCCCAACCTGCGGGGCATCGTGGAAGGCCGCCTGGAGGAGACCATCGCCTGGGACCGGTTCGGCGCCGCGGGCCAGCCCGTCGTCTTCTCCGCCCTCCCCCACGGGGAGCTGACGGCCCTCCTCCCCTCCCTGGAGGCGGCCTGGGCCGCCGCGGGGATCGCGGAGCAGGTGGTCCTCCTGGACCTGAGCACCGATTTCCGGGGGGCCGAGCACCGGGACCGCTTCGCCTACGGCCTCCCCGAGTGGAACCGCGAGGCCCTGCGGGGCGCCAGGCGCATCGCCTGCGCCGGATGCTTCGCCACGGCCCTGCAGCTGGCCCTCCTGCCCCTCCGGGGCCTGGACGTGGGCTGGATGGCCGCCACCGGGGCCACGGGCTCCAGCGGCAGCGGCGCCAGCCCCTCCGAGGGCACCCACCACCCCCTGCGGGCCCAGGATTTCCGGGCCTACAAGCCCCTCGTCCACCAGCACATGGCCGAGGTGAAGCTGGGCATGGCCGCCCTGGGCATCCAGGGCGAGCTGGCCTTCATCCCCCAGAGCGCGCCCCTGGTGCGGGGGATCTTCGCGGCCCTCCAGTTCCGCCTCCCCGAGGGGCTCACCGGGGCCGACCTGAAGGCCCGGGCCGAGGCCACCTACCGGGACGAGCCCTTCGTTCGCCTGGTTTCCGATTCCCCCCGGGTGGGGGCCGTGGCGGGCAGCGCCTTCTGCGACCTGGCCGTGGCCGCGTCCGGCGGCAACGGGGCCGTGATGACGGCCATCGACAACCTGGGCAAGGGCATGGCCAGCCAGGCCGTCCAGTGCATGAACCTGGCCCTGGGTCTCAAGGAAACCACCGGCCTCCTCATCCCCGGCACCTGGCCCGGCTGA
- the argG gene encoding argininosuccinate synthase: protein MSHKVLLAFSGGLDTSYCVLLLKSRGHEVHTVTVDTGGFSPEELARIESMATRLGAASHATLDAREELFQDYLRHLVAGNVLRGGLYPLSVSAERVCQARRAVAYAREIGATALAHGSTGAGNDQVRFDVAFRALAPELELMAPIRELAPSRAEERAFLEARGFPFPEKVEAYSVNEGMWGTSVGGKETHDSWQHLPEEAYPGGGIDPALAPKTIVLGFRKGVPVSLDGEPIGPVGVVQALNKLGSAYGIGRGIHLGDTIMGIKGRVAFEAPGAHLVIGAHRELEKLVLTGKQLFWKESLGNLYGSLLHEGHFFDPVARDLEAFLDSSQQAVTGDVRVEIRPYAFTVQGVRSPRTLMRKDLAAYGESTSLWSGSEAAGFAKVFGVPQMIALKAKE, encoded by the coding sequence ATGAGCCACAAAGTCCTCCTCGCCTTCTCCGGCGGCCTCGACACGTCGTACTGCGTCCTGCTCCTCAAGAGCCGGGGCCACGAGGTCCACACCGTCACCGTCGACACCGGCGGCTTCTCCCCCGAGGAGCTGGCCCGCATCGAGTCCATGGCCACCCGGCTCGGCGCCGCCAGCCACGCCACCCTCGACGCCCGGGAGGAGCTCTTCCAGGACTATCTGCGCCACCTGGTGGCGGGCAACGTCCTCCGGGGCGGCCTCTACCCCCTCTCGGTGAGCGCCGAGCGGGTCTGCCAGGCGCGCCGGGCCGTCGCCTACGCCCGGGAGATCGGGGCCACCGCCCTGGCCCACGGGTCCACGGGGGCCGGCAACGACCAGGTGCGTTTCGACGTGGCCTTCCGCGCCCTGGCGCCGGAGCTGGAGCTCATGGCCCCCATCCGGGAGCTGGCGCCGAGCCGCGCCGAGGAGCGCGCCTTCCTCGAGGCCCGCGGCTTCCCCTTCCCCGAGAAGGTGGAGGCCTACAGCGTCAACGAGGGCATGTGGGGCACCAGCGTGGGCGGGAAGGAGACCCACGACTCCTGGCAGCACCTCCCCGAGGAGGCCTACCCCGGCGGCGGGATCGATCCCGCCCTCGCCCCGAAGACCATCGTGCTGGGCTTCCGCAAGGGCGTTCCGGTCTCCCTGGACGGGGAGCCCATCGGCCCCGTCGGCGTGGTCCAGGCCCTCAACAAGCTCGGCAGCGCCTACGGCATCGGCCGGGGCATCCACCTGGGCGACACCATCATGGGCATCAAGGGCCGCGTGGCCTTCGAGGCCCCCGGCGCCCACCTGGTCATCGGCGCCCACCGGGAGCTGGAGAAGCTCGTCCTCACCGGCAAGCAGCTCTTCTGGAAGGAGAGCCTCGGCAACCTCTACGGCAGCCTCCTCCACGAAGGGCACTTCTTCGATCCCGTCGCCCGCGACCTGGAGGCCTTCCTGGACTCCAGCCAGCAGGCCGTGACCGGCGACGTGCGCGTGGAGATCCGCCCCTACGCCTTCACCGTCCAGGGCGTGCGCTCCCCCCGCACCCTGATGCGCAAGGACCTCGCCGCCTACGGCGAATCCACCAGCCTCTGGAGCGGCTCGGAGGCCGCCGGTTTCGCCAAGGTCTTCGGCGTGCCCCAGATGATCGCCCTGAAGGCCAAGGAATGA
- a CDS encoding lyase family protein, with protein sequence MSDKPLWAKDLPLDMELHRFTVGADPVTDLSLLASDAAGSAAHARMLGETGLLPEPEARALVGALRDLRAQALAGELVIRPEEEDGHTALEHALEARLGTTGRRIHLARSRNDQVQTALRLFMRERALDLGEAVHAAAAAFLDLARREEASALPGYTHLRKAMPATWGMWGAAFAEGLLEELEALPALWGRLDRCPLGAAAGFGSPVPLARGRSASLLGFTRVQASPMDVMNSRGRHEQALAAWIVSAAGTLEKALWDLNLYSTEAFGFISLPDAFTTGSSLMPQKRNPDALELARARCRELRGLAGVLAHLAGGLPSSYHRDHQFLKAPFVELVAKGEELFRVTARLLPGLVIHREACEAACTQELHAAARACRLAAEGLPFRDAYVQVAKEIQDGTFVPEPAAAAGLQLERTGESLDASRAWIRDRRAAIDTAFESLFAWGNP encoded by the coding sequence ATGTCCGATAAGCCGCTCTGGGCCAAGGACCTGCCCCTGGACATGGAGCTCCACCGCTTCACGGTGGGCGCCGATCCGGTCACGGACCTGAGCCTGCTGGCCAGCGACGCCGCCGGCAGCGCGGCCCACGCCCGCATGCTGGGCGAGACGGGCCTCCTGCCCGAACCCGAGGCCCGGGCCCTCGTGGGGGCCCTCCGGGACCTCCGCGCCCAGGCCCTGGCGGGGGAGCTGGTCATCCGGCCCGAGGAGGAGGACGGCCACACCGCCCTCGAGCACGCCCTGGAGGCGCGGCTGGGCACCACGGGCCGGCGCATCCACCTGGCCCGGTCCCGCAACGACCAGGTCCAGACCGCCCTCCGGCTCTTCATGCGGGAGCGGGCCCTGGACCTGGGCGAGGCCGTGCACGCCGCGGCCGCCGCGTTCCTGGACCTGGCCCGGCGGGAAGAGGCCTCCGCGCTGCCCGGCTACACCCACCTGCGCAAGGCCATGCCCGCCACCTGGGGCATGTGGGGGGCCGCCTTCGCCGAAGGCCTCCTGGAGGAACTGGAGGCCCTGCCGGCGCTCTGGGGCCGCCTCGACCGCTGCCCCCTGGGCGCCGCCGCGGGCTTCGGCTCCCCGGTGCCGCTGGCCCGGGGCCGCAGCGCCTCCCTGCTGGGCTTCACCCGCGTGCAGGCCAGCCCCATGGACGTCATGAACAGCCGGGGCCGCCACGAGCAGGCCCTGGCGGCCTGGATCGTCTCCGCCGCGGGCACGCTGGAGAAGGCCCTCTGGGACCTCAACCTCTACAGCACCGAGGCCTTCGGCTTCATCAGCCTGCCCGACGCCTTCACCACCGGCAGCAGCCTCATGCCCCAGAAGCGGAACCCCGACGCCCTCGAGCTGGCCCGGGCCCGCTGCCGGGAGCTGCGGGGCCTGGCCGGGGTCCTGGCCCACCTCGCCGGGGGGCTGCCCTCCAGCTACCACCGGGACCACCAGTTCCTGAAGGCCCCCTTCGTGGAGCTGGTCGCCAAGGGCGAGGAGCTGTTCCGGGTCACCGCCCGGCTGCTTCCCGGCCTCGTCATCCACCGGGAGGCCTGCGAGGCCGCCTGCACCCAGGAGCTGCACGCCGCGGCCCGGGCCTGCCGGCTGGCCGCGGAGGGCCTGCCCTTCCGCGACGCCTACGTCCAGGTGGCCAAGGAGATCCAGGACGGCACCTTCGTCCCGGAGCCCGCCGCCGCCGCCGGCCTCCAGCTGGAGCGCACGGGCGAGTCCCTGGACGCCTCCCGCGCCTGGATCCGGGACCGCCGCGCCGCCATCGACACCGCCTTCGAATCCCTTTTCGCCTGGGGCAATCCATGA
- a CDS encoding M20/M25/M40 family metallo-hydrolase, with the protein MEPGPLLESLVAIPSVSGAEQALGDHVARLVEGLGLAPRRSGPSVWFETGGEGPRILFVSHLDTVPPCDGWSFDPFKPRWDGDRLTGLGANDAKGCVAAMLLAASRLGDLRGARAVFAFVAGEEVGGKGIQEILPDLGPLDAAVVGEPTGLDVCAAQRGMLILRCTARGESAHVAHAGLGDNAIHKAARDIDRLARMTFEPHPLLGATRAQVTTVQGGRARNMVPDACEFFVDLRTTPNLDHEATAERIRTILESDVAVHSLRYRAVATDAAQPVVKAALAASGRKAPVGSATASDWAFLAHLPAVKAGPGDTHRSHRPDEWITLAELEAGAAFYDALARHYAREAADVR; encoded by the coding sequence ATGGAACCCGGCCCGCTCCTGGAATCCCTGGTCGCCATCCCCAGCGTGAGCGGGGCCGAGCAGGCGCTCGGGGACCACGTGGCGCGGCTCGTGGAGGGCCTGGGCCTGGCGCCCCGCCGCTCCGGCCCCAGCGTGTGGTTCGAGACCGGCGGCGAGGGTCCCCGGATCCTCTTCGTCAGCCACCTGGACACCGTGCCCCCCTGCGACGGCTGGAGCTTCGACCCCTTCAAGCCCCGCTGGGACGGGGACCGGCTCACGGGCCTCGGCGCCAACGACGCCAAGGGCTGCGTCGCGGCCATGCTGCTGGCGGCCTCCCGCCTCGGGGACCTGCGGGGCGCCCGGGCCGTCTTCGCCTTCGTGGCCGGCGAGGAGGTCGGCGGCAAGGGCATCCAGGAGATCCTGCCCGACCTGGGCCCCCTGGACGCCGCGGTGGTGGGCGAGCCCACCGGCCTCGACGTCTGCGCCGCCCAGCGCGGCATGCTGATCCTGCGCTGCACCGCCCGGGGCGAGAGCGCCCACGTGGCCCACGCGGGCCTGGGCGACAACGCCATCCACAAGGCGGCCCGCGACATCGACCGCCTCGCGCGGATGACCTTCGAACCCCACCCCCTGCTGGGCGCCACCCGGGCCCAGGTGACGACGGTCCAGGGCGGCCGGGCCCGGAACATGGTCCCCGACGCCTGCGAATTCTTCGTGGACCTGCGCACCACGCCCAACCTGGACCACGAGGCCACCGCGGAGCGGATCCGCACGATCCTGGAGAGCGACGTGGCCGTGCACTCCCTCCGCTACCGGGCCGTCGCCACCGACGCCGCCCAGCCCGTGGTCAAGGCGGCCCTCGCCGCTTCGGGCCGCAAGGCCCCGGTGGGATCCGCGACCGCCTCCGACTGGGCCTTCCTGGCCCATCTCCCCGCCGTCAAGGCGGGTCCGGGCGACACGCACCGGAGCCACCGCCCCGACGAATGGATCACCCTGGCCGAGCTGGAGGCCGGCGCCGCCTTCTACGACGCCCTGGCGCGGCACTACGCCCGGGAGGCCGCCGATGTCCGATAA
- the argB gene encoding acetylglutamate kinase produces the protein MPRTAHPFAALHNAAVYVRRFRNRPFVVKLGGDILEDEALCRSVCGQLALLWSFSIPLVIVHGGGTGLDALCERLGLPTEKVEGRRVTPPGVLDAAKMAFKGRIQMGLLAALQAAGLPAVGISGQDAGLVKSTRRSPVPVDYGMVGDVASVDPALLKTLLDGGFVPVVAPFSATEEGEVLNTNADTVAAEIAAALGVEKLFFILKVPGLMRDLKDASSLVPLADLATLEELKPVIQGGMKPKIAAAKRALAAGVGSVHLVSGSRSDAILAEVFTNEGSGTMIVSDKHEVAP, from the coding sequence ATGCCCCGGACCGCCCATCCCTTCGCCGCGCTCCACAACGCCGCCGTCTACGTGCGCCGCTTCCGGAACCGCCCCTTCGTCGTGAAGCTGGGCGGGGACATCCTGGAGGACGAGGCCCTCTGCCGTTCCGTCTGCGGCCAGCTGGCCCTGCTCTGGAGCTTCTCCATCCCCCTCGTCATCGTCCACGGCGGAGGCACCGGCCTCGACGCCCTCTGCGAGCGCCTGGGCCTCCCCACCGAGAAGGTGGAGGGACGCCGCGTGACCCCGCCGGGGGTCCTGGACGCCGCCAAGATGGCCTTCAAGGGCCGCATCCAGATGGGCCTCCTGGCCGCCCTCCAGGCGGCCGGGCTTCCGGCCGTGGGCATCTCCGGCCAGGACGCGGGCCTGGTCAAGTCGACCCGGCGCAGCCCCGTGCCCGTGGACTACGGCATGGTCGGGGACGTGGCGTCCGTGGACCCCGCCCTGCTGAAGACCCTCCTGGACGGGGGCTTCGTGCCCGTCGTCGCGCCCTTCTCCGCCACGGAGGAAGGCGAGGTGCTCAACACCAACGCCGACACCGTCGCCGCCGAGATCGCGGCGGCCCTGGGCGTGGAGAAGCTGTTCTTCATCCTCAAGGTGCCCGGCCTCATGCGGGACCTGAAGGACGCCAGCAGCCTGGTGCCCCTGGCGGACCTGGCCACCCTCGAGGAGCTGAAGCCGGTCATCCAGGGCGGCATGAAGCCCAAGATCGCGGCGGCCAAGCGTGCGCTCGCCGCCGGGGTGGGCAGCGTCCACCTGGTCTCCGGCAGCCGCTCCGACGCGATCCTCGCGGAGGTCTTCACGAACGAGGGCAGCGGGACCATGATCGTGTCCGACAAGCACGAGGTGGCTCCGTGA
- a CDS encoding N-acetylornithine carbamoyltransferase, translating to MRHATGISDLGVEGLEKVLAQAIQWKQGPHPKHLVDKILGMVFFNPSLRTRASFEACMARGGGSSIVLEVGNGVWKLEDRAGAVMDGDRAEHIREAAPVLSRYVDVLAVRTFAGNTDDAEDHKDPVMNGFRNFATVPTLSMESAREHPCQGLADLMTARETFGTTKGLPVTLSWAPHIKPLPKAVPNSFLLTAAAAGCEVRVAHPKGFELQPEVQAQAEALAKEAGGSVAFTQDLDEAVKDSRVVYAKAWGPATGGPLGPEAVKAFPAWMTSPEIMAKAAADAIFMHCLPVRRNVEVADGVLDGPWSRVVDEAENRFHVQRALLQWLLEA from the coding sequence ATGAGGCATGCAACCGGCATCAGCGACCTCGGCGTCGAGGGCCTCGAGAAGGTCCTGGCCCAGGCCATCCAGTGGAAGCAGGGGCCGCACCCGAAGCACCTGGTCGACAAGATCCTCGGCATGGTCTTCTTCAACCCCAGCCTGCGCACCCGCGCCTCCTTCGAGGCCTGCATGGCCCGGGGCGGCGGTTCCAGCATCGTGCTGGAGGTGGGCAACGGGGTCTGGAAGCTGGAGGACCGCGCGGGCGCCGTCATGGACGGGGACCGGGCCGAGCACATCCGCGAGGCCGCGCCGGTCCTGAGCCGCTACGTGGACGTGCTGGCGGTGCGCACCTTCGCCGGCAACACCGACGACGCGGAGGATCACAAGGATCCCGTCATGAACGGGTTCCGGAACTTCGCCACCGTCCCCACCCTGAGCATGGAGAGCGCCCGGGAGCACCCCTGCCAGGGCCTCGCCGACCTCATGACCGCCCGGGAGACCTTCGGGACCACCAAGGGCCTGCCCGTGACCCTGAGCTGGGCGCCCCACATCAAGCCCCTGCCCAAGGCCGTGCCCAACAGCTTCCTCCTCACCGCCGCGGCCGCCGGCTGCGAGGTGCGGGTGGCCCATCCCAAGGGCTTCGAGCTCCAGCCCGAGGTCCAGGCCCAGGCCGAGGCCCTGGCGAAGGAGGCCGGCGGCAGCGTCGCCTTCACCCAGGACCTGGACGAGGCCGTCAAGGACAGCCGCGTCGTCTACGCGAAGGCCTGGGGCCCGGCCACCGGCGGCCCCCTGGGGCCCGAGGCCGTCAAGGCCTTCCCCGCGTGGATGACCTCTCCGGAGATCATGGCCAAGGCCGCCGCGGACGCCATCTTCATGCACTGCCTCCCCGTGCGGAGGAACGTCGAGGTCGCCGACGGCGTCCTGGACGGGCCCTGGAGCCGCGTCGTGGACGAGGCCGAGAACCGTTTCCACGTGCAGCGGGCCCTGCTGCAGTGGCTGCTGGAGGCCTGA